From one Ferrovibrio sp. MS7 genomic stretch:
- a CDS encoding M10 family metallopeptidase C-terminal domain-containing protein, translated as MDGILNQTSQLYWNYSSALGTGVTLTYSFMTSVPTRYAQLDAQPGSDGDYVSTVSTGFSAFTTAQRNVVSQIFALIAEVTNIIFTEVNFNPNAKSSISFGNFNIDATALAGAAAFAFYPNSQPVGGDIDVGGDIFVDNDYTNSSYTGTAFQKYSYLTILHEVGHALGLKHPGNYNGLEEGPFLPSNLDNNQYTVMSYYDHPSYTYEGGNYQAPLTPMLLDIAALQLVYGANASTRSGNTIYDATWFTKDVIRTLWDAGGTDTIDLTGLSGSNTINLNAGSFSSIYTSGSNNIAIAYGANIENAIGGSGNDTITGNTLNNVLTGGAGNDTINGGDGDDTIVFVGGDGTDTVNGGHGVDTIDLSALSSGLTATSKTNIAGHSISNVEYLIGTAYADNFKNTGSIYIYGRGGDDTYYRSTGGTILSSAVAGEFHGGDGFDTVDFSLATTALNIFSSYDALSGLEIERIVGTAYDDVLTGIATVYNAGAGNDIIKGHGGNQKIYGEAGNDILYAYFETRGEQAGKYDNNAKDLLDGGDGDDILVVSGGTHTLIGGAGTDTIDYSPVSNNIYVDLSAGTGSGGTNTTLTQIISGVENIVGSFGSDFIFGDASANHLIGNSGNDELRGEAGNDILYGGNGDDILRGGAGADIMDGGAGIDTASYQAAMAGVIVSLLDCKGTGGEAAGDSLLSFENLRGSAYADTLIGDANANYIDGGTGADSIDGGAGNDVAGYTRSVAAITINLTTGTGHGGDAEGDTLLRIEGVVGSAFDDSITGSAGADSLLGDVGHDHFNGAAGADYIDGGAGNDTIYYSASLAGVTINLGTGTGIGGDAQGDTLVSIERVFGSGFDDTLTGSSSGEYLAGDIGNDTLIGGAGADYLDGGSGSDSIKYTGSAAAVSINLGTGTGSGGDAQGDILVSIEWVYGSAFDDSLVGSAGNDYLYGETGHDHFNGSAGADYIDGGAGNDSVYYSASSAGVTINLTTGTGLGGDAQGDTLVGIERVYGSASDDSLTGSAAAELLIGGDGNDHFNGAAGADYIDGGAGIDTVYYSASAAGVTINLTTGTGLGGDAQGDTLVGIERVYGSASDDSLTGSAAAELLVGGGGHDHFNGSAGADYIDGGAGNDSVYYSASSAGVTINLTTGTGLGGDAQGDTLVGIERVYGSASDDSL; from the coding sequence GTGGACGGCATACTAAACCAGACATCGCAATTATACTGGAATTACAGTTCGGCGCTCGGCACCGGCGTAACTCTCACCTACAGCTTCATGACCTCTGTGCCAACGCGCTATGCCCAATTGGATGCGCAGCCGGGCAGCGATGGCGACTACGTTTCCACTGTCAGCACTGGCTTCTCGGCCTTCACCACGGCGCAGCGCAATGTGGTCTCGCAGATATTCGCGTTGATCGCCGAGGTTACCAACATCATCTTTACCGAGGTGAACTTTAACCCAAATGCGAAGAGCAGTATTTCCTTCGGCAATTTCAATATCGACGCCACTGCGCTGGCCGGCGCTGCAGCCTTCGCCTTCTATCCGAACTCGCAGCCCGTGGGTGGCGACATCGATGTCGGCGGTGACATCTTTGTCGACAATGATTACACCAATTCGAGCTACACTGGCACAGCATTCCAGAAATACAGCTACCTCACCATCCTGCATGAAGTCGGCCACGCGCTCGGCCTGAAGCATCCGGGCAATTACAATGGCCTCGAGGAAGGTCCGTTCCTGCCCTCGAACCTGGACAACAACCAGTACACGGTAATGTCCTACTACGATCACCCGAGCTACACCTATGAAGGCGGCAACTATCAGGCGCCGCTGACGCCGATGTTACTCGATATCGCGGCATTGCAATTGGTCTATGGCGCCAACGCCAGCACGCGTTCGGGCAACACTATTTACGATGCCACATGGTTCACCAAAGATGTCATCCGCACCCTCTGGGATGCCGGTGGCACCGACACCATCGACCTGACCGGCCTCAGCGGCAGCAATACGATCAACCTCAATGCCGGCAGCTTCAGCAGCATCTACACCAGCGGCAGCAACAATATCGCCATAGCCTATGGCGCCAATATCGAGAATGCCATAGGCGGCAGCGGCAACGATACCATCACCGGCAACACCCTGAACAACGTGCTGACCGGCGGCGCCGGCAACGACACAATCAATGGCGGCGACGGCGATGACACCATCGTCTTTGTCGGTGGCGACGGCACAGACACCGTAAATGGGGGCCACGGCGTTGATACAATCGATCTGTCGGCACTGAGCAGCGGCTTGACGGCGACCTCGAAAACCAACATTGCCGGTCACAGTATCAGCAATGTCGAATACCTGATCGGCACGGCCTATGCCGACAACTTCAAGAATACCGGTTCGATTTATATTTATGGCCGGGGCGGTGACGACACCTATTACCGCTCAACCGGAGGCACCATTCTCTCCAGCGCGGTCGCTGGCGAATTCCATGGTGGCGATGGCTTCGACACCGTGGATTTTTCATTGGCGACCACGGCATTGAATATATTCAGCAGTTATGATGCGCTGAGCGGCCTCGAGATCGAGCGTATCGTCGGCACCGCTTATGACGACGTGTTGACCGGTATTGCCACGGTTTATAATGCCGGCGCAGGCAACGACATCATCAAAGGCCACGGCGGCAATCAGAAAATCTACGGCGAAGCAGGCAACGACATTCTCTATGCCTATTTCGAAACTCGCGGCGAGCAGGCTGGGAAGTACGACAACAACGCTAAAGATCTACTGGATGGCGGCGATGGCGACGACATTCTTGTTGTAAGCGGCGGCACCCATACCTTGATTGGCGGCGCCGGCACTGACACGATCGACTATTCACCCGTTTCGAACAACATCTATGTCGACCTTTCCGCGGGCACTGGATCTGGCGGCACCAATACAACACTTACCCAGATCATATCCGGTGTCGAAAACATTGTCGGCTCCTTTGGGTCTGATTTCATTTTTGGCGATGCCTCAGCCAACCATCTGATCGGCAATAGCGGCAATGATGAACTGCGCGGTGAAGCAGGCAACGACATACTCTATGGCGGCAATGGAGACGACATCCTGCGCGGCGGTGCTGGCGCCGATATCATGGATGGCGGTGCCGGCATCGACACTGCCAGTTATCAGGCCGCCATGGCGGGCGTGATCGTTAGTCTACTGGACTGCAAGGGCACCGGCGGCGAGGCGGCCGGCGACAGCTTACTGAGTTTTGAAAACCTGCGCGGCTCGGCTTACGCCGATACACTGATCGGCGACGCAAATGCAAATTACATCGATGGCGGCACCGGGGCCGACAGCATCGATGGCGGTGCCGGCAATGATGTCGCCGGCTATACCAGATCGGTGGCCGCCATTACCATCAACCTGACAACCGGCACCGGGCATGGCGGCGATGCCGAAGGCGACACATTGCTCCGCATCGAGGGCGTTGTCGGCTCTGCTTTTGACGATTCCATCACCGGCAGCGCCGGCGCCGACTCGCTGCTTGGAGATGTCGGTCACGACCATTTCAACGGCGCCGCCGGGGCCGATTATATCGATGGCGGCGCCGGTAACGACACGATCTACTACTCCGCTTCGCTTGCCGGGGTGACCATCAATCTGGGCACCGGCACCGGTATCGGCGGCGATGCCCAGGGTGATACGCTGGTCAGCATTGAGCGTGTCTTTGGCTCCGGCTTCGACGACACCCTTACAGGCAGCAGCAGCGGCGAATACCTGGCCGGCGATATCGGCAACGACACCCTCATCGGCGGGGCTGGCGCGGATTATCTTGATGGCGGCAGCGGCAGCGACAGCATCAAGTATACCGGCTCTGCGGCCGCCGTCAGCATCAACCTAGGCACTGGCACGGGCAGCGGTGGCGATGCCCAGGGCGACATCCTGGTTAGCATCGAATGGGTTTACGGTTCCGCCTTCGACGACAGCCTCGTTGGCAGCGCAGGCAACGACTACCTGTATGGCGAAACCGGCCATGACCATTTCAACGGCTCCGCCGGGGCGGATTATATCGATGGCGGTGCCGGCAACGATTCGGTTTACTACTCTGCCTCATCTGCCGGCGTCACCATCAATCTCACCACAGGCACGGGGCTGGGCGGCGATGCCCAGGGCGACACGCTGGTTGGCATCGAGCGCGTCTATGGCTCGGCCTCCGACGACAGCCTTACCGGCAGTGCCGCCGCCGAATTGCTGATAGGCGGCGACGGCAACGATCACTTCAATGGGGCCGCGGGCGCCGATTATATCGATGGCGGCGCCGGCATCGACACAGTGTATTATTCCGCCTCCGCCGCCGGTGTCACCATCAATCTCACCACAGGCACGGGGCTGGGCGGCGATGCCCAGGGCGACACGCTGGTTGGCATCGAGCGCGTCTATGGCTCGGCCTCCGACGACAGCCTGACCGGCAGCGCCGCTGCCGAATTGCTGGTGGGCGGCGGCGGCCATGACCATTTCAACGGCTCCGCCGGGGCGGATTATATCGATGGCGGTGCCGGCAACGATTCGGTTTACTACTCTGCCTCATCTGCCGGCGTCACCATCAATCTCACCACAGGCACGGGGCTGGGCGGCGATGCCCAGGGCGACACGCTGGTTGGCATCGAGCGCGTCTATGGCTCGGCCTCCGACGACAGCCT
- a CDS encoding WxcM-like domain-containing protein produces the protein MTKAATAIVIDGATVAASARVGDHVVIYPGAEIAEDCVLHGFTQVWGGIRIGHGASLGPGVVFDEAVAGGAIEIGAGARIGAGSVISRGVNIGAGAVVMPGSVVAQNVPPYAIVSGSPIRITGYVSTHALGLAREPEQFNPNFPPGQDSIRIGVGDVTLHRFKKVRDMRGDLAVADIPKDVPFAPQRWFAVFNVPSEKTRGEHAHYRCHQFLVCLHGSCAIVADDGINRTEVMLDSPDMGIYLPPLTWGIQYKYSADGVLLVFASDPYDPTDYIRDYADFVRVVAAKPA, from the coding sequence ATGACCAAAGCCGCCACTGCCATCGTAATAGATGGCGCCACCGTTGCCGCCTCTGCCAGGGTTGGCGACCATGTGGTGATCTATCCTGGCGCCGAAATCGCCGAAGATTGCGTGCTGCACGGCTTTACCCAGGTCTGGGGCGGCATTCGCATCGGCCATGGCGCAAGTTTGGGGCCGGGCGTGGTCTTCGATGAGGCCGTTGCCGGCGGCGCCATCGAGATCGGCGCTGGCGCCCGCATCGGCGCTGGCAGTGTGATCAGCCGCGGTGTCAATATCGGTGCCGGAGCCGTGGTGATGCCGGGCTCGGTGGTGGCGCAGAATGTGCCGCCCTATGCGATTGTTAGTGGCTCGCCGATCCGCATCACCGGCTATGTCTCTACCCATGCGCTCGGCCTGGCGCGCGAGCCGGAGCAGTTCAATCCGAACTTTCCGCCGGGCCAGGACAGTATCCGCATTGGTGTCGGCGATGTGACGCTGCATCGCTTCAAGAAAGTGCGCGACATGCGCGGCGATCTGGCAGTTGCGGATATTCCGAAGGATGTACCCTTCGCGCCGCAACGCTGGTTCGCAGTGTTCAATGTGCCGAGCGAAAAGACGCGCGGCGAACATGCGCATTACCGCTGCCATCAGTTCTTGGTCTGCCTGCATGGCAGTTGCGCCATTGTCGCCGATGACGGCATCAACCGCACCGAGGTGATGCTCGATTCGCCCGACATGGGAATCTACCTGCCGCCGCTGACCTGGGGCATCCAGTACAAGTATTCGGCCGATGGCGTGCTGCTGGTGTTTGCTTCCGATCCTTACGATCCCACCGATTATATCCGCGACTACGCTGATTTTGTCCGTGTCGTCGCCGCCAAGCCGGCCTGA